The following are encoded together in the Paraburkholderia sp. BL10I2N1 genome:
- a CDS encoding porin, with product MMKKTFFAAAAAAAGSPASALPVDSHAQNSVTLYGVIDAGFPYVNKVASATGHGSVLKYGDGVSQGSRFGIRGAGDLGGALKALFVLENGFNSGDGTLGQGGAMFGRQAYVGLAKVGIGSLTLGRQYSLSTDILGAGYTTGSQTPAGNYAYHINDLDQLVQSRLNNAVKFSSANFAGLTFGAMYAFSNSTNFSGAPTTTAGTTTTQGSSSAYSFGANYTNGPFAIGAAYTNTRYPNGATPPFGVSVANVNTGGLRDLETFGIGSRYAIGAGLAWANWTRTKLEPLAGRSSTLNNYEIGGRYLFTAALNVGLGYTFSDLSDRFEGKWHQVNGAVDYALSKRTDIYFLAVYQKASGSNSVAGRSVQVQAEIGSAPSFIGNAGANSQLVTRVGLRHKF from the coding sequence ATGATGAAGAAAACCTTCTTTGCAGCCGCAGCCGCAGCCGCTGGCAGCCCTGCCAGCGCATTACCTGTCGATAGTCACGCACAAAATAGCGTGACGCTTTACGGCGTTATTGACGCTGGTTTCCCATACGTCAACAAGGTAGCGAGCGCCACAGGACATGGCAGCGTTCTAAAATATGGTGACGGTGTCTCGCAAGGTAGCCGCTTCGGAATTCGAGGTGCCGGAGACCTCGGGGGCGCCCTCAAAGCACTGTTTGTGCTGGAAAATGGTTTCAACAGCGGTGATGGCACGCTGGGACAAGGCGGTGCAATGTTCGGACGCCAAGCGTACGTCGGTCTGGCGAAGGTTGGAATCGGCTCCCTAACGCTTGGCCGCCAGTACTCGCTTTCAACCGATATTCTCGGCGCTGGGTACACGACGGGTAGTCAGACACCTGCGGGCAATTACGCTTATCACATTAACGACCTCGACCAGCTCGTTCAGAGTCGTCTCAACAATGCCGTAAAGTTCAGCAGCGCAAATTTTGCGGGATTGACATTCGGCGCGATGTACGCTTTCTCAAACTCGACGAACTTTTCCGGTGCGCCGACGACAACCGCCGGCACCACGACCACCCAAGGTTCATCGAGCGCCTATAGCTTCGGTGCGAATTATACGAACGGTCCCTTCGCCATCGGCGCCGCCTACACCAATACTCGCTATCCCAACGGAGCAACACCACCGTTTGGCGTGAGCGTCGCGAACGTAAATACCGGAGGCCTCCGCGACCTCGAAACGTTCGGCATCGGGAGCCGGTATGCAATTGGCGCTGGCCTGGCATGGGCTAACTGGACGCGCACAAAGTTGGAACCGCTGGCGGGTCGATCGTCAACACTGAACAACTACGAAATTGGCGGCCGATATCTGTTCACTGCAGCACTTAATGTCGGATTAGGCTACACATTCTCCGACCTCAGTGATCGTTTCGAAGGGAAATGGCACCAGGTCAATGGAGCAGTTGACTACGCGCTGTCGAAGCGTACGGACATTTACTTCCTGGCGGTTTATCAAAAGGCATCGGGCAGCAACTCGGTTGCCGGCCGCTCTGTCCAAGTTCAGGCTGAGATCGGTTCCGCACCTTCTTTCATCGGGAACGCAGGTGCGAACTCACAACTCGTGACTCGCGTTGGGCTTCGTCACAAGTTTTGA
- a CDS encoding MarR family winged helix-turn-helix transcriptional regulator — translation MELLQCNCSFLRSATRALSLAYDEVLRPSGLRITQFSMLARASAVGEMSLSELADLMAMDRTTLGRNLQPLEREGLVQINVGEDRRERLVSVTPAGRKLLARALPLWESVHLRFEQKLGKRESKELRHTLKRIVNVGRELSAENETVIG, via the coding sequence ATGGAATTGCTGCAATGTAACTGTTCGTTTTTGCGCAGTGCGACCCGTGCCCTTTCACTAGCGTACGACGAAGTACTTAGACCAAGCGGACTACGTATCACTCAATTCTCCATGCTTGCGCGTGCGTCGGCAGTGGGGGAGATGTCGTTGAGTGAGTTGGCAGATTTGATGGCAATGGATCGCACAACACTGGGCCGCAATCTGCAGCCACTCGAACGGGAGGGCCTCGTACAAATCAACGTTGGGGAAGACAGGCGCGAGAGACTTGTCAGCGTCACTCCGGCTGGCCGGAAGCTCTTGGCTCGTGCATTGCCCCTATGGGAGAGCGTGCATCTGCGGTTTGAGCAGAAGTTGGGGAAACGCGAATCTAAGGAACTACGCCACACGCTCAAGAGGATTGTGAATGTAGGCAGGGAATTGTCTGCGGAGAATGAGACAGTCATTGGTTGA
- a CDS encoding CaiB/BaiF CoA-transferase family protein, translating into MSKGPLSGIKVIDFSRVLAGPHCAKTLHDLGADVIKVEPPRPDISRSALPQYNSISYYYIQQNAGKRNVSLDLNYPEAREIAKKLISEADILVENFRAGTLAFFGLDYESVREINPRLIYVSISGYGQGGPLSHRAAYAPTVHAESGFTSTFLSHLGDDLAQDRHDPYSHADIYTGLEATIGVLAALHRRGVTGEGQHIDVAMAATMLAINERVHVDLSDADLGAEPPALGPSFSPFFRTSTGEKITIATSVVASLSFPLYIGAMRRADLARDPRFQTPELRKKNLAEFHQIVQDWILTFDSLAALDAQLDEAKLAFGVVRDIKDFAESEWAQWWGATEAIDDRAGGTARVPGKPWRFSANELEHPGIPAFRGEHNCEVLRELGYTSEQIAELTNRNVMTKDPAVQ; encoded by the coding sequence ATGAGCAAGGGGCCACTTTCAGGCATCAAGGTAATAGACTTCTCGCGCGTGCTTGCGGGACCGCACTGTGCGAAGACGTTGCATGACCTCGGCGCCGATGTAATTAAGGTCGAGCCGCCGCGACCTGACATTTCGCGTTCGGCGTTGCCGCAATACAACTCGATTTCGTATTACTATATTCAGCAAAATGCTGGAAAGCGCAACGTCAGCCTTGACCTGAATTACCCGGAAGCGCGGGAGATTGCGAAGAAGCTGATCAGTGAAGCCGATATTCTGGTTGAGAACTTCAGAGCCGGGACACTGGCGTTCTTCGGTCTTGACTACGAGTCCGTGCGCGAGATTAACCCGAGACTCATCTACGTCTCCATCAGCGGATATGGTCAAGGCGGCCCGCTGTCGCATCGTGCTGCCTATGCGCCTACTGTGCATGCAGAGTCAGGGTTCACGTCCACTTTCCTCTCCCATCTGGGAGACGACCTCGCGCAAGACCGACACGATCCCTATTCGCACGCTGACATTTACACCGGTCTTGAAGCTACCATCGGGGTGCTCGCAGCCTTGCATCGCCGCGGCGTAACCGGTGAGGGGCAGCATATCGACGTGGCAATGGCTGCCACCATGCTGGCCATTAACGAGCGGGTGCACGTGGACTTGTCCGATGCCGATCTCGGGGCCGAACCTCCGGCGCTGGGGCCGTCATTCTCGCCATTCTTCCGGACGAGCACCGGCGAGAAGATCACAATTGCTACGAGCGTCGTTGCGAGCCTGTCGTTCCCCCTCTACATCGGCGCAATGCGACGTGCGGACCTTGCGCGCGATCCACGCTTCCAGACGCCGGAACTTCGCAAAAAAAATCTCGCCGAGTTTCATCAGATCGTACAGGACTGGATCCTTACGTTCGATAGCCTTGCGGCGTTGGACGCTCAACTGGACGAGGCCAAGCTGGCGTTCGGCGTGGTTAGGGACATCAAGGATTTCGCCGAATCAGAGTGGGCGCAATGGTGGGGTGCGACCGAAGCTATCGATGACCGCGCGGGCGGCACAGCACGTGTGCCGGGGAAGCCGTGGCGATTTTCGGCCAATGAACTCGAGCATCCCGGCATTCCCGCCTTCCGCGGAGAACATAACTGCGAAGTGCTTCGCGAGTTGGGCTACACCTCGGAACAGATTGCGGAGCTGACTAACCGGAACGTCATGACGAAAGACCCAGCTGTTCAGTAG
- a CDS encoding enoyl-CoA hydratase/isomerase family protein, with protein sequence MTSLDTEAIQFAKDGDVAVITMQFAPHNLVGKTLSEALIDNLKRAEREKARAVVIKSGLRHFSAGAEMSLFENAGARRNDVDFVGVLRAFDELPIPIISSVHGIAVGGGFEIALASDLIIAAASAKMGLVEATLGLHPLMGGVQRLIDRVGLARAKEIVLLARRHDAATLERWNVINRVVPDSELEAVTMSVAREIAAGPTVAHAATKRLASLYSNNGMRAADEAMADIADAIYRTADLQRGLDAFATTGPGSAVFEGN encoded by the coding sequence ATGACTTCACTTGATACCGAAGCGATCCAATTCGCGAAAGACGGCGATGTTGCCGTCATCACAATGCAGTTCGCCCCCCATAACCTTGTGGGAAAAACGCTGTCAGAAGCGTTGATCGACAACCTGAAGCGTGCCGAAAGAGAGAAGGCGCGAGCGGTCGTCATCAAAAGCGGATTGCGACATTTTTCGGCTGGAGCGGAGATGTCGCTTTTTGAAAACGCAGGCGCGCGTCGTAACGACGTTGACTTCGTCGGTGTCCTTCGCGCCTTTGATGAACTTCCGATCCCGATCATTTCCTCCGTCCATGGTATCGCCGTTGGCGGTGGATTTGAGATTGCTCTTGCTTCAGATCTGATTATCGCCGCAGCATCCGCAAAGATGGGCCTAGTCGAAGCGACGCTGGGGCTGCACCCTCTCATGGGGGGCGTGCAGCGCCTTATCGACCGCGTCGGCCTCGCGAGGGCGAAAGAAATCGTCTTGCTTGCTCGCAGGCACGACGCGGCGACGCTCGAGCGCTGGAACGTGATCAATCGTGTCGTCCCCGACTCTGAACTGGAAGCTGTGACGATGTCGGTCGCTCGAGAAATTGCGGCTGGTCCGACCGTCGCTCATGCCGCCACCAAGCGGCTCGCCTCGCTTTACAGTAACAATGGGATGCGTGCAGCGGATGAGGCAATGGCCGATATCGCTGATGCCATCTACCGGACCGCTGACCTTCAGCGCGGTCTAGACGCATTTGCAACGACGGGACCCGGTAGTGCGGTCTTTGAAGGCAACTGA
- a CDS encoding cation acetate symporter, with product MSNFISGGGVRIAAFAAFILLSLLLTSWASRRSKGAAGFFVAGRNLTPMQNGLAISGDFMSAASFLGVTGLVALFGFDGLVYQVGFIVGWLMIMLIVAEPVRNCGKYTLSDVVALRLPSASVRGATAVSSLLIALAYLLAQLVGAGALASLLLPIGTDAAVILIGVLMIAYVLFGGMVGATYVQIVKAILVWSAAAFLLVLALAHFSFDVGAMFTKAKASSLHPDHYLIPGAYLKNPLDTVSLAIALALGTAGLPHVMTRFYTVPSAVDARHSAKIALVVMTSFAIMVCLLGFAACAIVGPQSILQSNKAGNSAITLLAVSLGGGVGSFGGEMLLACVSAIAFATILAVVSGIMISSASTIAHDIFAMLIFRNDAQDKRQVRVAKIATVTFGIVAICLALAVKSLNVAFLVGLAFVIAASANLPVILLTLYWRRFTDAGAVAAVVVGVLSSIGLVLVGPAVIGAHGLVFKTTTPLISLANPGIISIPCGFVAGWLVSLITSQRTSASSFEEQQLRMLSGYGAEEAIEH from the coding sequence ATGTCTAATTTCATATCTGGCGGCGGCGTCCGGATTGCTGCATTCGCCGCGTTCATTCTGCTCAGTCTGTTGTTGACGAGTTGGGCTTCGCGTCGGTCAAAAGGAGCGGCTGGATTCTTTGTTGCAGGGCGCAATCTCACGCCAATGCAAAATGGGCTTGCGATTTCTGGCGACTTCATGTCCGCCGCGTCGTTCTTGGGGGTAACAGGGCTCGTGGCGCTGTTCGGGTTTGACGGTCTCGTTTATCAGGTTGGGTTTATCGTCGGTTGGTTGATGATCATGTTGATTGTCGCCGAGCCGGTGCGCAACTGCGGCAAATACACTCTGTCGGACGTTGTTGCGCTTCGTCTGCCGTCGGCATCGGTGCGGGGGGCAACTGCCGTGTCGTCGCTGCTCATTGCCCTGGCCTATCTGCTTGCGCAACTCGTGGGTGCTGGCGCGCTCGCAAGCCTCTTGCTGCCGATTGGCACGGATGCAGCAGTGATTCTGATCGGCGTGCTCATGATCGCCTATGTGCTGTTCGGCGGCATGGTCGGAGCGACGTATGTTCAGATCGTCAAAGCTATCCTCGTATGGTCTGCGGCAGCTTTTCTGCTCGTGCTAGCGCTCGCACATTTTTCGTTTGACGTTGGGGCGATGTTCACGAAGGCTAAAGCCTCTTCTTTGCATCCGGATCACTATCTGATTCCAGGGGCGTACCTTAAAAACCCTCTGGACACCGTTTCGCTCGCGATCGCTCTCGCTCTTGGAACGGCTGGACTTCCGCACGTCATGACACGTTTCTACACCGTACCGTCGGCGGTCGACGCAAGGCATTCGGCAAAGATCGCACTCGTTGTCATGACATCATTTGCAATCATGGTCTGTCTCTTAGGCTTTGCAGCATGCGCAATCGTGGGTCCGCAGTCGATCCTCCAATCAAACAAGGCAGGTAATAGCGCAATAACGCTGCTCGCTGTCTCGTTGGGCGGTGGCGTGGGATCGTTCGGCGGGGAAATGTTGCTTGCCTGTGTATCCGCGATCGCGTTCGCGACGATCCTCGCGGTTGTGTCCGGCATCATGATTTCCTCCGCATCGACGATTGCCCACGACATTTTTGCGATGCTGATCTTCCGCAACGACGCGCAGGACAAGCGTCAGGTTCGTGTGGCCAAGATTGCGACTGTGACGTTTGGGATAGTCGCAATCTGCCTCGCGCTGGCAGTGAAGTCCTTGAACGTCGCGTTTCTTGTCGGACTTGCTTTTGTCATTGCGGCCAGCGCGAATCTGCCCGTCATCCTCTTGACACTCTACTGGCGCCGATTCACTGACGCAGGCGCCGTCGCGGCCGTCGTTGTTGGTGTTCTCTCTTCAATAGGACTTGTCCTTGTGGGACCGGCCGTCATTGGCGCACATGGTCTCGTGTTCAAAACTACTACGCCACTGATTTCCCTCGCCAATCCGGGAATCATCAGCATCCCTTGCGGCTTTGTGGCTGGTTGGCTCGTCTCGTTGATCACTTCTCAAAGAACGTCTGCCAGTAGCTTCGAAGAGCAGCAGTTGCGGATGCTTAGCGGGTACGGTGCCGAGGAGGCGATCGAGCACTGA
- a CDS encoding DUF485 domain-containing protein, translated as MHPTEFGNLEFDRLESAGAVEESTELVAKTWELAKTRNRFVWPLLGGSLAIYFGLLILVLSSPAAMSQSLYGEINIGLAAVAAQLLVTVAAFWAYCTWAAAKFDARAASLRLHAQQATREVQHV; from the coding sequence ATGCACCCGACAGAGTTTGGAAATCTTGAGTTCGACCGGCTGGAATCGGCAGGAGCGGTGGAAGAGTCGACAGAGCTTGTTGCGAAGACGTGGGAGTTGGCCAAGACCCGGAACCGGTTTGTCTGGCCGCTGCTTGGGGGATCGCTCGCTATCTACTTTGGTCTGTTGATTTTGGTCCTGTCATCGCCCGCTGCGATGAGCCAGTCTCTGTATGGTGAGATCAACATCGGCCTGGCAGCGGTGGCTGCGCAACTGCTTGTAACGGTGGCTGCTTTCTGGGCCTATTGCACGTGGGCGGCCGCGAAGTTCGACGCACGCGCGGCCTCTTTGAGGTTGCATGCGCAACAAGCTACTCGCGAGGTCCAACATGTCTAA
- a CDS encoding 3-keto-5-aminohexanoate cleavage protein, translating into MKKQRKVIVTCAVTGAIHTPTLSDYLPYKPEDIAEQAIAAAEAGASILHLHARDPETGAPTGNPEIFSKFLPVIKERTNAVINLTTGGSPEMTVEDRLAAALMFHPEMCSLNMGSINFSMHPLAGKISEWKFPWEKEYLLASEAFIFRNTFRDIARIYELMTDHGTRFEHECYDIGHLYNLAYFLDKGLVKPPFFIQSVFGILGGIGPEADNVVFMRRTADRLFGTDYIWSVLAAGRHQMPVATQSALMGGNVRVGLEDSLYIERGQLARSNADQVTKITRMLSEFSLEVATPDEAREMLHLKGGDNVSF; encoded by the coding sequence ATGAAGAAGCAGCGTAAAGTCATTGTCACTTGTGCCGTGACAGGCGCTATTCACACCCCTACGCTTTCCGACTATCTGCCGTATAAGCCTGAGGACATCGCAGAGCAGGCGATTGCCGCTGCAGAAGCAGGTGCATCAATCCTTCATCTTCACGCACGCGACCCGGAGACGGGCGCCCCGACCGGCAATCCAGAGATTTTCTCGAAGTTTCTGCCAGTTATTAAGGAACGTACGAACGCCGTCATTAACCTGACAACGGGCGGTAGTCCCGAAATGACAGTTGAAGACCGGCTCGCGGCAGCGCTCATGTTTCATCCAGAGATGTGCTCGCTGAACATGGGCTCCATTAATTTCTCAATGCATCCGCTTGCGGGGAAAATTTCTGAATGGAAATTTCCGTGGGAGAAGGAATACCTTCTGGCGAGCGAGGCATTCATCTTTCGCAACACGTTCCGAGACATTGCAAGAATCTATGAGTTGATGACCGACCACGGCACCCGCTTCGAACACGAATGCTATGACATCGGCCATCTATATAACCTCGCGTATTTCCTCGATAAGGGACTCGTCAAACCGCCTTTCTTTATTCAGAGTGTGTTCGGCATCTTGGGCGGAATTGGGCCTGAGGCGGACAACGTCGTTTTCATGCGACGTACCGCGGACCGTCTTTTCGGTACCGATTACATCTGGTCCGTTCTTGCTGCGGGCCGCCACCAGATGCCGGTGGCAACGCAGTCGGCTCTTATGGGAGGAAACGTCCGCGTGGGGCTTGAAGACAGCCTGTATATCGAACGAGGCCAGCTTGCCAGAAGTAACGCGGATCAAGTTACCAAGATAACGCGCATGCTTAGCGAGTTCTCGCTGGAAGTCGCAACGCCGGACGAAGCGAGGGAGATGCTGCACCTGAAGGGCGGAGACAACGTTAGCTTCTGA
- a CDS encoding DUF302 domain-containing protein, with the protein MKSTVNVARRLATLCLSASFFASMSAHAATVDVSETSMVVQHVTVSSSKPYPAVIADIEGSLSKLDDRYRQMAKEKRTDELQTELQKAAGKYGLMIHYTGSFTNWLALKGVQKHGTEYFTGNILTAVEMTSQNMGAGLYAPLRIMVYENSQGGTTIEYDKPSSLLGQYHSAAIDVQGRSLDERLAKLCNAVLQ; encoded by the coding sequence GTGAAGTCAACCGTCAACGTCGCACGCCGATTGGCCACCCTTTGCCTGTCTGCATCCTTCTTCGCGAGCATGTCCGCCCACGCGGCAACTGTGGACGTTTCGGAAACGTCGATGGTTGTGCAACACGTGACTGTCTCTTCGAGCAAGCCTTACCCGGCGGTGATTGCGGACATTGAGGGCAGTCTCTCAAAGCTCGATGACCGCTACCGCCAAATGGCAAAGGAGAAGCGTACAGATGAACTTCAGACCGAGCTCCAGAAGGCAGCGGGAAAATACGGCCTGATGATCCATTACACAGGCTCCTTTACCAACTGGTTGGCTCTGAAGGGGGTTCAGAAGCATGGAACCGAGTACTTTACCGGCAACATTTTGACGGCCGTGGAGATGACAAGTCAGAACATGGGTGCCGGTCTATATGCACCATTGCGCATCATGGTCTATGAAAACTCTCAGGGCGGTACGACCATCGAGTACGACAAGCCGTCAAGTCTGTTGGGTCAGTACCACAGCGCTGCAATCGACGTACAGGGTCGGTCACTCGACGAGCGCCTCGCGAAGCTTTGCAACGCGGTGCTTCAATAA
- a CDS encoding ketopantoate reductase family protein: MAGVIPRERAIILRDCQCLHNGDEMRILVLGAGALGGYYGARLLEAGADVTFLVRPKRREVLQANGIVVKSASGDILSNVKTVLAEDVDPRYDLVLLTCKAYDLNAAIVSIAPAVAENSVILPLLNGLATYDALDRHFGRHRVLGGIAYIATKLLPNGDIAHLSPFDKLIIGTRDPVQADAARKIFECFSRTAGDRTLSQRIEAQLWEKWVMVCAGAAATCLMRSTIGQIMHTAKGEHLIRALISECQQVALRSGFALEDAAVRSLEGSLLDPDSTWAASMMRDIDVGARQIEADAIAGDMIQRAKQHSIDTPYLDVAYSHLQAYGLQRTAS, from the coding sequence ATGGCGGGTGTTATTCCTCGCGAGCGCGCGATTATCTTGCGCGATTGCCAATGTCTTCACAATGGTGATGAGATGAGAATTCTAGTGCTGGGAGCAGGCGCGCTGGGTGGATATTACGGTGCTCGTCTTTTAGAGGCAGGAGCCGATGTGACCTTCCTCGTCAGGCCCAAGCGCCGGGAGGTCCTACAGGCCAACGGGATTGTCGTGAAAAGTGCCTCCGGTGACATCCTGTCAAACGTCAAAACTGTACTGGCAGAGGATGTAGACCCCCGGTATGACCTGGTGCTTCTCACTTGCAAGGCTTACGACCTCAATGCGGCTATTGTCTCCATTGCGCCCGCCGTTGCAGAAAACTCTGTCATCCTTCCCTTGCTTAACGGACTTGCGACTTACGACGCTCTCGACCGCCACTTCGGTCGTCACCGCGTGCTTGGTGGTATCGCTTACATCGCCACAAAGTTGTTGCCGAATGGTGATATCGCTCATCTGAGTCCATTCGACAAGTTGATTATCGGGACGCGCGATCCGGTCCAGGCGGATGCTGCCCGGAAGATTTTTGAATGTTTTTCTCGCACCGCGGGGGACCGCACTCTGTCCCAACGGATTGAAGCTCAGCTTTGGGAAAAATGGGTCATGGTTTGCGCAGGCGCCGCAGCGACTTGTCTGATGCGCTCGACGATCGGCCAAATCATGCATACGGCCAAGGGCGAGCACCTGATTCGCGCGTTGATCAGCGAATGCCAGCAAGTTGCGCTGAGATCGGGATTTGCGCTTGAGGATGCCGCTGTCCGCAGCTTGGAAGGTTCTCTGCTTGATCCGGACTCAACGTGGGCGGCTTCGATGATGCGCGATATTGACGTTGGGGCGCGGCAGATTGAGGCAGACGCCATCGCTGGCGACATGATCCAGCGCGCAAAGCAGCACTCGATCGACACCCCTTATCTGGACGTCGCTTATTCGCACCTTCAGGCATACGGACTCCAGCGTACCGCATCGTAA